Proteins from a single region of Gordonia hongkongensis:
- the asnB gene encoding asparagine synthase (glutamine-hydrolyzing) has product MCGLLGLLTSDGTAADVVEPVAVASHCMRHRGPDEPGTWHDDDIVFGFNRLSIIDIEHSHQPLRWGPPENPDRYALVFNGEIYNYLEIRAELAKDEGVLFRTEGDSEAIVAAFHHWGPDAVKRLRGMFAFAIWDTENRSLFLARDPFGIKPLFVASGPGGLIFGSEKKSLLELIERVGLSTELDPRAIEHYTVLQYVPEPETIHASIRRLESGCHATATPGSPLSIRRYFTPQFGVRPVTEATRQKRYDEIADVLADSVAKHMRADVTVGSFLSGGIDSTAIAALAIRHNPDLITFTTGFEREGYSEVDVAAESAEAIGARHVVKVVGPSEFIESIPSIVWYLDDPVADPALVPLYFVAAEARKRVKVVLSGEGADELFGGYTIYKEPLSLAAFDRLPRALRRAAGKVSERIPEGTRGKSLLHRGSLTLEERYYGNARSFDDARLRAVLRDYRPEWTHTDVTTPIYAMSQGWDPVARMQHLDLFTWLRGDILVKADKITMANSLELRVPFLDPEVFAIAEGLPHDEKIAHGTTKYALRKALEQIVPAHVLHRKKLGFPVPIRHWLAGTEMFDWAHDTIMHSQTDHIFAKDAVVAMLNEHREGVVDNSRRLWTVLMFMVWHGIFVEGTIVPEIIDHTYPVRV; this is encoded by the coding sequence GTGTGTGGTCTGCTCGGCCTGCTGACATCCGACGGAACGGCCGCCGATGTCGTCGAACCGGTGGCGGTGGCCTCGCACTGCATGCGGCATCGCGGACCCGACGAGCCCGGTACATGGCACGACGACGACATCGTGTTCGGGTTCAATCGCCTCTCGATCATCGACATCGAGCATTCGCATCAGCCGCTGCGCTGGGGCCCGCCCGAGAATCCCGACCGTTACGCGCTGGTGTTCAACGGCGAGATCTACAACTACCTCGAGATCCGCGCCGAGCTGGCGAAGGACGAGGGGGTGCTGTTCCGGACCGAGGGTGACAGCGAGGCGATCGTCGCAGCGTTCCACCACTGGGGCCCCGACGCGGTCAAACGGCTTCGCGGCATGTTCGCCTTCGCGATCTGGGACACCGAGAACCGCTCGCTCTTCCTCGCCCGCGACCCGTTCGGCATCAAGCCGCTGTTCGTGGCGTCGGGCCCCGGCGGGCTGATCTTCGGCAGCGAGAAGAAGAGCCTGCTCGAGCTGATCGAACGCGTCGGGCTGTCGACCGAGCTCGATCCCCGCGCGATCGAGCACTACACCGTGCTGCAGTACGTCCCGGAGCCCGAGACGATCCACGCGTCGATCCGGCGGCTCGAGTCGGGCTGCCACGCGACCGCCACGCCGGGCAGTCCCCTGTCGATCCGGCGGTACTTCACCCCGCAGTTCGGTGTTCGCCCGGTCACCGAGGCCACCCGGCAGAAGCGGTACGACGAGATCGCCGACGTCCTCGCCGATTCGGTCGCCAAGCACATGCGCGCCGACGTCACGGTCGGGTCGTTCCTGTCCGGCGGCATCGATTCGACGGCCATCGCGGCGCTCGCGATCCGGCACAACCCCGACCTCATCACCTTCACCACCGGCTTCGAGCGCGAGGGCTACTCGGAGGTCGACGTCGCCGCCGAGTCCGCGGAGGCGATCGGCGCTCGGCATGTCGTGAAGGTCGTCGGGCCGTCGGAGTTCATCGAGTCGATCCCGTCGATCGTCTGGTACCTCGACGATCCGGTCGCCGACCCGGCACTCGTCCCGCTGTACTTCGTGGCCGCCGAGGCGCGCAAGCGCGTCAAGGTGGTCCTGTCCGGCGAGGGCGCCGACGAGTTGTTCGGCGGCTACACGATCTACAAGGAACCGCTGTCCCTCGCCGCGTTCGACCGGCTGCCCCGTGCGCTGCGTCGTGCGGCGGGCAAGGTGTCCGAGCGGATTCCGGAGGGGACCCGCGGCAAGAGCCTGCTGCACCGCGGGTCGCTCACGCTTGAGGAGCGCTATTACGGCAACGCCCGCAGCTTCGACGACGCGCGGCTCCGCGCGGTGCTGCGCGACTACCGTCCCGAATGGACCCACACCGACGTGACCACCCCGATCTACGCGATGAGCCAGGGCTGGGACCCGGTGGCCCGGATGCAGCATCTCGACCTCTTCACGTGGCTACGCGGCGACATCCTGGTCAAGGCCGACAAGATCACCATGGCCAATTCGCTCGAGCTGCGGGTGCCGTTCCTCGACCCGGAGGTCTTCGCGATCGCCGAAGGTCTCCCCCACGACGAGAAGATCGCGCACGGCACAACAAAATACGCGTTGCGCAAGGCGCTGGAGCAGATCGTCCCGGCGCACGTTCTGCATCGCAAGAAGCTCGGCTTCCCGGTCCCCATCCGCCACTGGCTGGCCGGCACCGAGATGTTCGACTGGGCGCACGACACGATCATGCATTCGCAGACCGATCACATCTTCGCCAAGGACGCGGTTGTCGCGATGCTCAACGAGCACCGAGAAGGCGTGGTGGACAACAGCCGTCGACTCTGGACGGTCCTGATGTTCATGGTCTGGCACGGCATCTTCGTCGAGGGCACGATCGTTCCGGAGATCATCGACCACACCTATCCCGTGCGGGTCTGA